One stretch of Tepidibacter hydrothermalis DNA includes these proteins:
- a CDS encoding NADH-quinone oxidoreductase subunit NuoF, protein MNKIKSYKELISLNETLKPLMGMRNNTNFQYRENDLKEILVCGGTGCHSAQSDEIIENLKTSIKNNNLLDKVKVSLTGCFGFCAKGPIVKIFPDNVFYVNVSPNDAEEIISEHILKGNIIDRLLFEEPTIKQKVKKHDDMSFYKKQLRIALRNCGVINPEDINEYIAENGYIALGKALSSMSNEDVINVIKKSGLRGRGGAGFPTGLKWESTLNASSHEKYVICNADEGDPGAFMDRSVLEGDPHSVLEAMIINGYAIGSNNGYIYIRAEYPLAIHRLKVAINQAREFGFLGKDILGTGFNFDIELKYGAGAFVCGEATALIHSIEGNRGEPRMKTVSSSKKGLWSKPTCVNNVETYANIPAIMLNGSKWYSSIGTEKSKGTKVFALGGKINNVGLVEVPMGTTLREIIFEIGGGIPNGKKFKAVQTGGPSGGCIPSKFLDTPIDFDSLNAIGSMMGSGGMLVLDETDCMVNIAKFFLEFTVEESCGKCTPCRIGNKRLHEILTKITEGKGCEQDLYDLKELAETIKDTSLCGLGKTSPNPVLSTMKYFMNEYEDHVIYKKCSSGSCQALLNYFITDKCIGCTKCSKICPADAINGKVKEKHVIDNTKCLKCGACLDSCKFNAIVKK, encoded by the coding sequence ATGAATAAAATAAAATCATACAAAGAACTAATTAGTCTTAACGAAACTCTAAAACCACTTATGGGTATGAGAAATAATACTAATTTTCAATATAGAGAAAATGATTTAAAAGAAATTTTAGTTTGCGGAGGGACAGGATGTCATTCTGCTCAAAGCGATGAAATAATTGAAAATCTTAAAACTAGCATTAAAAATAATAATCTATTAGATAAAGTAAAAGTTTCATTGACTGGATGCTTTGGATTTTGTGCTAAAGGCCCTATAGTTAAAATTTTTCCTGATAATGTTTTTTATGTGAATGTGTCTCCTAATGATGCTGAAGAAATAATAAGTGAACATATATTAAAAGGAAATATTATAGATAGACTATTATTTGAAGAGCCTACTATAAAGCAGAAAGTTAAAAAACATGATGATATGTCTTTTTATAAAAAACAACTTCGAATAGCACTTAGAAACTGTGGTGTTATAAACCCAGAAGATATAAATGAGTACATAGCCGAAAATGGTTATATAGCTCTTGGAAAGGCTTTATCTTCTATGTCTAACGAAGATGTTATAAATGTAATAAAAAAATCAGGCCTTAGAGGAAGAGGAGGCGCAGGTTTTCCTACCGGTCTAAAATGGGAATCAACTTTAAATGCTTCATCTCATGAAAAATATGTTATTTGTAATGCTGATGAAGGTGATCCAGGAGCTTTTATGGATAGATCTGTTCTGGAAGGAGATCCCCACTCCGTCTTAGAAGCTATGATAATCAACGGATATGCAATAGGTTCAAATAATGGTTATATATATATTCGTGCAGAATATCCACTAGCTATTCATAGACTTAAAGTAGCTATAAATCAAGCTAGAGAATTTGGATTTTTGGGAAAAGATATATTAGGCACAGGATTTAACTTTGATATTGAACTTAAATATGGAGCTGGAGCATTTGTATGTGGAGAAGCAACTGCTCTTATACACTCTATTGAAGGAAATCGTGGAGAACCTAGAATGAAAACAGTAAGTTCTTCTAAAAAAGGTTTATGGAGCAAGCCTACTTGTGTAAATAACGTAGAAACTTATGCTAATATACCTGCTATAATGTTAAATGGCTCTAAATGGTACTCCAGTATAGGAACTGAAAAATCTAAAGGTACAAAGGTATTTGCACTTGGAGGAAAAATCAACAACGTAGGTCTTGTTGAAGTTCCAATGGGTACAACTTTACGAGAAATAATATTTGAAATAGGTGGAGGAATACCTAATGGTAAAAAGTTTAAAGCTGTTCAAACAGGAGGTCCTTCTGGTGGATGTATCCCTTCTAAGTTTTTAGATACTCCTATTGACTTTGATTCTTTAAATGCAATAGGTTCTATGATGGGTTCTGGAGGAATGCTTGTTCTTGATGAAACGGATTGTATGGTTAATATAGCTAAATTTTTCCTTGAATTTACCGTAGAAGAATCTTGCGGAAAATGTACACCTTGCCGTATAGGAAATAAAAGACTACATGAAATATTAACTAAAATTACAGAAGGTAAAGGATGTGAACAAGATTTATATGATTTAAAAGAACTTGCTGAGACAATTAAAGACACATCTTTATGTGGTCTTGGAAAAACATCGCCAAACCCAGTACTAAGTACAATGAAATACTTTATGAACGAATATGAGGATCATGTTATATATAAAAAATGTAGTTCAGGTTCATGTCAAGCATTACTGAATTACTTTATAACTGATAAATGCATAGGATGTACAAAATGTTCTAAAATCTGTCCTGCAGATGCTATAAATGGAAAAGTAAAAGAAAAGCATGTAATAGACAATACAAAATGCCTTAAATGTGGTGCTTGTTTGGATTCATGTAAATTTAATGCAATAGTAAAAAAATAG
- the nuoE gene encoding NADH-quinone oxidoreductase subunit NuoE, whose protein sequence is MLRESLSKDKFNELEDFINSLEEKKGALIEVLHTAQHIFGYLPKDVQLFISKKLNIPSSKVFGVVSFYSYFTTKPRGEYVINICLGTVCFVKGADKIMEKFEQELNIKCGETTPDGKFTLEGLRCVGACGLAPVVVVNEKVYGKVTLDDVEKILSNYNNEVEDKKLAQSSI, encoded by the coding sequence ATGTTAAGGGAATCTTTAAGTAAAGACAAATTCAACGAACTAGAAGATTTTATCAACTCACTTGAAGAAAAAAAAGGGGCTTTAATAGAAGTTCTTCATACAGCTCAACATATTTTTGGTTATCTTCCAAAAGATGTTCAATTATTTATAAGTAAAAAGTTAAATATACCTTCTTCAAAAGTATTCGGTGTTGTCAGTTTCTATTCTTATTTTACTACAAAACCAAGAGGAGAATACGTTATAAACATTTGTCTTGGGACAGTATGTTTTGTAAAAGGCGCTGATAAAATAATGGAGAAATTCGAGCAAGAACTCAATATTAAGTGCGGAGAAACTACTCCTGATGGTAAATTCACGTTGGAAGGTTTAAGATGTGTTGGTGCATGTGGATTAGCGCCTGTAGTTGTTGTAAATGAAAAAGTTTATGGTAAGGTCACACTGGATGATGTTGAAAAAATACTTTCCAATTACAATAATGAAGTTGAAGATAAAAAATTAGCACAATCTTCAATATAA
- a CDS encoding CidA/LrgA family protein, producing MKLFRQLGIVLFICILGEVISNFLSFPLPGSIIGMILLFIFLNTGIIKLSMIEDISKFLLNNLAFFFIPAGVGLISSLDILQGQWFILFFISIISTILVIFTTGFTIQILKRRRD from the coding sequence TTGAAATTATTTAGACAACTAGGCATAGTTTTATTTATATGCATTTTAGGAGAAGTAATTTCTAATTTTTTATCATTTCCATTACCCGGAAGTATAATCGGTATGATCTTGTTATTTATATTTCTTAATACAGGTATAATCAAACTTTCTATGATCGAGGATATAAGCAAGTTTTTATTAAATAATCTGGCTTTCTTTTTTATACCAGCAGGAGTAGGCTTAATATCGTCTCTTGATATATTACAGGGGCAATGGTTTATATTGTTTTTTATATCTATTATTTCTACTATATTAGTAATATTTACTACTGGATTTACAATTCAAATATTAAAAAGAAGGAGAGATTAA
- the asnS gene encoding asparagine--tRNA ligase, giving the protein MKNILVKEIYRETEKHSDQMIQISGWIRTLRSSKAFGFIELNDGSFFKNIQVVFEENLDNFKEISKLSISTSIVVEGKLVLTPGTKQPFEIKATKITVEGESSSEYPLQKKRHTLEYLRTIAHLRPRSNTFSAVFRVRSIAAYAIHKFFQEKGFVYTHTPVITGSDCEGAGEMFRITTLDMKNPAVDEEGNVDYSKDFFGKETNLTVSGQLEAEAYALAFRNIYTFGPTFRAENSNTTRHASEFWMIEPEIAFADLNDYMDLAEEMMTYLIDYVMKNAPEEMEFFNKFIDKGLLDRLNNVVNSDFGRISYTEAVEILKNSGKEFDYPVEWGCDLQTEHERYLTDEVYKKPLFVTDYPKDIKSFYMRLNDDNKTVAAADLLVPGVGEIIGGSQREERLDILESRMKEMNLNEEDYWWYLELRKFGGTKHAGYGLGFERAIMYLTGMGNIRDVIPFPRTPKSAEF; this is encoded by the coding sequence ATGAAAAACATATTGGTAAAAGAAATTTATAGAGAAACAGAAAAGCATTCTGATCAGATGATACAAATATCAGGATGGATAAGAACACTAAGATCTTCAAAGGCATTTGGATTCATAGAATTAAATGATGGTAGTTTCTTTAAAAATATCCAAGTTGTGTTCGAAGAAAACTTAGATAATTTCAAAGAAATAAGTAAATTATCTATTAGTACATCTATAGTGGTTGAAGGTAAGCTGGTATTAACACCTGGAACAAAGCAACCTTTTGAAATAAAGGCGACTAAAATAACTGTTGAAGGAGAATCTTCAAGTGAGTATCCGCTACAAAAGAAAAGACATACTCTTGAGTATTTAAGAACTATAGCACACTTAAGACCACGTAGTAATACATTTTCAGCAGTGTTTAGAGTTCGTTCTATAGCGGCTTATGCTATACATAAATTTTTCCAAGAGAAAGGATTTGTATACACTCATACTCCTGTAATAACAGGTAGTGACTGTGAAGGTGCGGGAGAAATGTTTAGAATAACTACTTTAGATATGAAAAATCCTGCTGTTGATGAAGAGGGAAATGTGGATTATTCTAAAGATTTCTTTGGCAAAGAAACTAATTTAACAGTAAGTGGACAATTAGAGGCAGAAGCTTATGCATTAGCATTTAGAAATATTTATACTTTTGGACCAACGTTCAGAGCTGAAAATTCTAATACAACTAGACATGCATCAGAGTTTTGGATGATTGAGCCTGAGATTGCATTTGCAGATCTTAATGATTATATGGACTTAGCAGAAGAAATGATGACATATTTAATTGATTATGTTATGAAAAATGCTCCTGAGGAAATGGAGTTTTTCAACAAATTTATAGACAAAGGTTTACTTGATAGATTAAATAATGTAGTTAATTCTGATTTTGGTAGAATATCATATACTGAAGCTGTAGAAATTCTTAAAAATTCAGGTAAAGAGTTTGATTATCCAGTAGAGTGGGGATGTGACCTTCAAACAGAGCATGAAAGATATTTAACTGATGAGGTATATAAAAAGCCTTTATTTGTTACTGATTATCCAAAAGATATCAAATCTTTCTATATGAGACTTAATGATGATAACAAAACTGTTGCAGCTGCTGACTTATTAGTTCCTGGTGTAGGAGAAATAATCGGAGGAAGCCAAAGAGAAGAAAGACTTGATATACTAGAGTCTAGAATGAAAGAAATGAATCTTAATGAAGAAGATTACTGGTGGTATTTAGAGCTTAGAAAATTCGGTGGAACAAAGCATGCAGGATATGGACTTGGATTTGAAAGAGCTATAATGTATTTAACTGGTATGGGTAATATAAGAGACGTTATACCTTTCCCAAGAACACCAAAAAGTGCAGAATTTTAA
- a CDS encoding metallophosphoesterase: MKKILVLILIILCSYIYYQVTDIKVNKVNIYSDKISNDSSIRILQISDIHNRNLNNTGLIHYIRESNIDMIVLTGDIIDAKTEDFEHIYSFLDSLISVNPNVYFVSGNHEWRNPNKDEFIASLKKKNLIDLNNSNKVFENDNTKINICGIDDPYSNHEDIYSAFENIDSNFFTILLSHSPNVILKYENIDSNLILCGHTHGGQIRLPIIGGLIAPGQGFFPKYDKGLYELDTDRSIYIDSGLGTSTLPIRFLNKSQISLIILQNKKND; this comes from the coding sequence ATGAAAAAAATCCTGGTATTAATATTAATAATTTTATGCTCATATATCTACTATCAAGTAACAGACATTAAAGTTAATAAAGTAAATATATATTCAGATAAAATTTCTAATGATTCAAGTATACGAATACTTCAAATATCCGATATTCACAACAGAAATTTAAATAATACAGGTTTAATACATTATATTAGGGAATCAAATATAGATATGATTGTTTTAACTGGAGATATTATAGATGCTAAAACTGAAGATTTCGAGCATATATATTCATTTTTAGATTCATTGATAAGTGTAAATCCAAATGTATATTTTGTAAGCGGTAACCATGAATGGAGAAACCCAAATAAAGATGAATTTATAGCTTCTCTAAAAAAGAAAAACTTAATAGATTTAAACAATTCAAATAAGGTATTTGAAAATGATAATACAAAAATAAATATTTGCGGAATTGATGATCCTTACAGCAACCATGAAGATATTTATTCAGCTTTTGAAAATATCGATTCTAATTTTTTTACTATTTTATTATCCCACTCGCCTAATGTTATTTTAAAATATGAAAATATAGACTCCAATTTAATTTTATGTGGTCATACACATGGTGGACAAATTAGATTACCTATAATAGGAGGTCTTATAGCTCCAGGACAAGGCTTTTTCCCAAAATACGATAAAGGTTTATATGAATTAGACACAGATAGATCGATTTATATAGACAGTGGTTTAGGAACAAGTACTTTACCTATAAGGTTCTTAAACAAAAGTCAAATAAGCTTAATTATTTTACAAAATAAAAAAAATGATTAA
- a CDS encoding DUF3787 domain-containing protein — protein sequence MKNKDKRNKFTNLTESHETAAWADIESVFDETNVSIPSERATREAKEWVDDENQK from the coding sequence ATGAAAAACAAAGACAAAAGAAATAAATTTACTAACCTAACTGAAAGTCATGAAACTGCAGCATGGGCAGATATTGAAAGTGTATTTGATGAAACTAATGTATCAATACCAAGTGAGAGAGCAACTAGAGAAGCTAAAGAATGGGTAGATGATGAAAATCAGAAATAG
- a CDS encoding DUF2339 domain-containing protein produces MELKNKVNDLLKNQIDIISQYEELIKDLNLDNTLSENIELKKEIDNYKKNTRKLEYENRRLLDENTNLKMSLKEQIINEKISILNASKKKIDMYFNNEINKKINKLSALESSAKDRLGKIQKIAKIELSVEEENIFSDIKKLEEELNQKIKIKKEKIKKEKEDIIGEIKREYNELKSEGVSQEVIERKKKYNDIEVKIGLNWINKAGIILLLLGLASATKYTYSTWFNEYVKGISSFMLGGLLLGAGEWLNRKEKNLFALGLSGGGIGALYFSIFSSYFILNILNMPISICLSILVTMASLLLSKRYKSMTICGISLIGGYLPFFTYVFVEGIGDIQIYIAMGYLLALNLLVLKLSLERRWIYINYLSFLLNIPCFVYLAFESPSKIISIVYSILTFIMYLSITLTYPIKEKINLKKADFILLGLNTAINCLIVYELFEIGGYHSYEGMLALSYALIYFALAEFIKKSASQEKETQMMFYITAMAFSILIIPLQFGIEWATLGWLIESILIIFYSVKNNMRKMEIGGWIVLALSVGLFIIEDFFNPWIAEYFTLKYTLITLSIIYIFSLYAVKLNEEELFKYTKKGKLLTYYKYFMIISTWIYLLRIDSIVYDKYTKIYYYDSFYFLISESLITAVFAYGISKIKLIKDNIVDKISIVLYVFVDILGFGMNFFNMSSSLNGSHKVLPILILITYNIFVFFSVKDLILKLIKKKALSLEVYPMVLAIYILGSTTSFLVNQFDLNNINLIISMFFIVMSFVCISYGFKNKFAVIRRFGLGLSIFSTGKLFIFDLAFLHTGGKIIAYFCFGIVLIGISYMYQNLRRNIEVGDEDA; encoded by the coding sequence ATGGAACTTAAAAATAAAGTTAATGATCTTTTAAAAAATCAAATAGATATTATAAGTCAATATGAAGAACTTATAAAAGACTTGAATTTAGATAATACATTAAGCGAAAATATTGAACTTAAAAAAGAAATTGATAATTATAAAAAAAATACCAGAAAGCTAGAATATGAGAATAGGAGATTATTAGATGAAAATACCAATTTAAAAATGTCATTAAAAGAACAAATTATAAATGAAAAAATATCTATTTTGAATGCATCCAAGAAGAAGATAGATATGTATTTTAACAATGAAATAAATAAAAAAATTAATAAACTGAGCGCACTAGAAAGTTCTGCAAAAGATAGACTTGGTAAAATACAAAAGATTGCTAAAATAGAATTGTCAGTGGAAGAAGAAAATATTTTTTCTGATATAAAAAAATTAGAAGAAGAATTAAATCAAAAAATTAAAATAAAAAAAGAAAAAATAAAAAAAGAAAAAGAAGATATTATTGGTGAAATAAAGAGAGAATATAATGAATTGAAAAGTGAAGGAGTTAGTCAAGAAGTAATCGAAAGAAAGAAAAAGTACAATGATATAGAAGTGAAAATTGGACTTAATTGGATAAATAAAGCGGGTATAATTTTACTTTTACTTGGACTTGCTAGTGCAACAAAATATACATATTCAACATGGTTTAATGAATATGTAAAGGGAATTTCAAGTTTTATGTTAGGCGGATTACTTCTAGGGGCAGGAGAATGGCTAAATAGAAAAGAAAAAAATTTGTTTGCTCTTGGTTTAAGTGGTGGAGGAATAGGGGCATTATACTTCTCGATTTTTAGTAGTTACTTTATTTTAAATATACTTAATATGCCAATAAGTATATGTTTATCTATTTTAGTAACAATGGCATCCTTGTTATTATCAAAAAGATATAAATCTATGACAATATGTGGTATATCTCTTATAGGTGGATATTTACCATTCTTTACATATGTATTTGTTGAAGGAATAGGAGATATACAAATATATATAGCTATGGGATATTTATTAGCTTTGAATTTACTAGTTTTAAAATTGTCATTAGAAAGACGATGGATTTACATAAACTATTTGAGCTTTTTACTTAACATTCCTTGTTTTGTATATTTAGCTTTTGAATCACCAAGTAAGATTATTAGCATAGTTTATTCGATATTAACATTTATAATGTACTTATCTATAACTCTTACATATCCAATTAAAGAAAAAATTAATCTTAAAAAAGCAGATTTTATTTTATTAGGATTAAATACAGCAATAAATTGTTTAATTGTATATGAATTATTTGAAATTGGAGGATATCATTCATATGAGGGAATGCTTGCTCTTTCATATGCACTAATATATTTTGCTTTAGCTGAATTTATTAAAAAAAGTGCGTCACAAGAAAAAGAGACTCAAATGATGTTTTATATTACAGCCATGGCTTTTAGTATTTTGATTATACCTCTACAATTTGGGATCGAATGGGCCACACTTGGATGGCTTATAGAATCAATTTTAATAATCTTTTATTCTGTTAAAAACAATATGAGAAAAATGGAAATTGGAGGATGGATTGTATTAGCTTTAAGTGTAGGATTATTTATTATAGAAGACTTTTTTAATCCTTGGATTGCTGAGTACTTTACGCTGAAATATACTTTAATTACTTTAAGTATAATATATATATTTAGCCTCTATGCAGTGAAATTGAATGAAGAAGAACTGTTTAAATATACAAAGAAAGGTAAATTACTAACTTATTATAAATATTTTATGATTATCAGTACGTGGATATATTTATTAAGAATAGACTCTATTGTTTATGATAAATACACCAAAATATATTACTATGATAGTTTTTATTTTTTAATCTCTGAATCTTTAATTACTGCTGTTTTTGCTTATGGCATATCTAAAATAAAACTAATCAAAGATAATATAGTTGATAAAATATCTATTGTTCTATATGTTTTTGTAGATATATTAGGATTTGGTATGAACTTTTTTAATATGAGTTCATCTTTAAATGGTAGTCATAAAGTATTGCCTATTTTAATTTTAATAACTTACAATATATTTGTATTTTTTAGTGTAAAGGATTTAATATTAAAACTAATAAAGAAAAAAGCACTAAGCTTGGAAGTATACCCTATGGTTTTGGCTATATACATATTAGGATCGACTACATCTTTTCTTGTAAATCAATTTGATTTAAATAATATAAATCTTATAATAAGTATGTTCTTTATAGTGATGTCTTTTGTTTGCATAAGTTATGGATTTAAAAATAAGTTTGCTGTGATAAGAAGGTTTGGACTTGGATTATCGATATTCTCAACTGGAAAGTTATTTATATTTGATTTAGCATTTTTACATACAGGAGGAAAAATAATTGCATATTTCTGCTTTGGTATTGTATTAATAGGAATATCATATATGTATCAGAATCTTAGAAGAAACATAGAAGTGGGAGATGAAGATGCATGA
- a CDS encoding NADH-dependent [FeFe] hydrogenase, group A6: protein MNLVNLTINNKSISVPKGTTILEAAKGLNIKIPTLCHLDLHNIKMVNQSASCRVCVVEIEGKKNLFPACSTLVKDGMIIRTDTLRAIKARRTVVELLLSDHPQDCLLCDKNTNCELQSLAADLGISEIKYKGKTSSHGIDTSSYSIVKNLDKCILCRRCETMCSDVQTVNVLSGVDRGFETTISPAFYNPMHETSCTFCGQCLAVCPTAALTEVNNIPKVWNALSDKNKTVIVQVAPAVRVALGEEFGMNPGELVTGKIVSSLKNLGFDKVFDTDFAADLTIIEEASELVHRIEENKNLPILTSCCPAWVKFLEHQFPDLLDIPSTCKSPHEMFGAIAKTYLAKNMDIDPENMVVVSIMPCVAKKYEAARPELSNEKAKDVDIVITTREFAKMIKEAGIDFNSLEDDDFDNPLGESTGASVIFGTTGGVLEAALRTAYEWITNDTLDNVEFTKLRGMDGIKEASIKINDMNINVAVASGLGNARKILEDIQSGKSNYHAIEIMACPGGCIGGGGQPYHHGNLDIISERAKGLYKEDRSKKIRKSHENVYVQSLYKEFLGEPYGEKAHKLLHTHYHKRATE from the coding sequence ATGAATTTAGTTAATTTAACTATAAATAATAAAAGTATATCTGTTCCTAAAGGAACTACTATTTTAGAAGCTGCAAAAGGATTAAATATAAAAATACCTACTTTATGTCATCTAGATCTTCATAATATAAAAATGGTTAACCAATCTGCTTCATGTCGTGTATGTGTAGTTGAAATAGAAGGCAAAAAGAATTTATTCCCAGCATGTTCTACACTTGTAAAAGATGGTATGATAATTAGGACAGATACACTAAGAGCTATAAAAGCACGTCGTACTGTAGTTGAACTACTTTTATCTGATCATCCTCAAGATTGTCTTCTTTGCGATAAAAACACAAATTGCGAGCTTCAATCCTTAGCTGCTGACCTTGGAATTTCAGAAATCAAATATAAAGGCAAAACGTCAAGCCATGGAATAGATACATCTAGCTACTCTATAGTAAAAAACCTAGATAAATGTATTTTATGTAGACGCTGTGAGACTATGTGTAGTGATGTTCAAACAGTAAATGTTCTATCTGGGGTTGATAGAGGTTTTGAAACTACTATATCCCCTGCTTTTTACAATCCTATGCATGAAACTTCATGTACCTTCTGCGGTCAATGTCTTGCAGTATGTCCTACAGCAGCTTTAACAGAGGTAAATAATATTCCAAAAGTGTGGAATGCATTATCAGATAAAAATAAAACAGTTATAGTTCAGGTAGCACCTGCTGTTAGAGTTGCTTTAGGAGAAGAATTTGGTATGAATCCTGGTGAACTTGTTACAGGTAAAATAGTTAGTTCACTTAAAAATTTAGGTTTTGATAAAGTATTTGACACTGACTTTGCTGCTGATTTGACAATAATTGAAGAGGCTTCTGAGCTTGTTCACAGAATAGAAGAAAATAAAAATCTTCCTATTCTTACTAGCTGTTGTCCTGCATGGGTTAAATTCCTTGAACATCAATTTCCAGATTTATTAGACATACCTTCAACTTGCAAATCTCCACACGAAATGTTTGGAGCTATAGCTAAAACTTATTTAGCTAAAAATATGGATATAGATCCTGAAAACATGGTAGTAGTATCTATAATGCCATGCGTTGCAAAAAAATACGAAGCAGCTCGTCCAGAACTGTCTAATGAAAAAGCTAAAGATGTAGACATAGTAATAACCACAAGAGAATTTGCTAAAATGATAAAAGAAGCTGGAATTGATTTTAACTCTTTAGAAGATGATGACTTTGATAATCCATTAGGTGAATCTACCGGAGCTTCAGTTATATTCGGTACAACTGGAGGAGTTTTAGAAGCTGCCCTTCGTACAGCTTATGAGTGGATTACAAATGATACTTTAGATAATGTAGAATTTACTAAATTAAGAGGTATGGATGGGATAAAAGAAGCTAGTATAAAAATAAATGATATGAATATAAACGTAGCTGTTGCAAGTGGGCTTGGAAATGCTCGAAAAATACTTGAAGATATTCAATCTGGCAAATCTAACTATCATGCTATAGAAATAATGGCCTGTCCAGGAGGATGTATAGGTGGAGGGGGCCAACCTTACCATCATGGAAATTTAGACATAATATCAGAAAGAGCAAAAGGATTATATAAAGAAGACAGATCAAAAAAAATACGTAAATCTCATGAAAATGTATACGTTCAAAGTTTATATAAAGAATTTTTAGGCGAACCTTATGGAGAAAAGGCTCACAAACTGCTTCATACCCACTACCATAAGAGAGCTACAGAATAA
- a CDS encoding LrgB family protein — MNLVNNPIFGILITIIAFEISVLINKKIKLSILNPVFISMIIIISFLLILDIDFDAYNKGGNFITFFLTPATVILAVPLYKQFELLKKNLFPILIGVFVGCLTSISSIIFLSKCLNVNTKIGLSLIPKSITTPIGIEISNQIGGIPSITIVCIIITGVAGAVLGPSLCKFFKIKDKVAIGVSIGTSSHALGTTKAMELGETEGAMSSLSIGIAGIITVLLAPILIKFIG, encoded by the coding sequence ATGAATTTAGTTAATAATCCTATATTCGGAATACTTATAACTATAATAGCTTTTGAAATTAGTGTTCTTATAAATAAAAAAATAAAGCTTTCTATCTTAAATCCTGTATTTATAAGCATGATAATTATAATTTCATTTCTTTTAATACTAGACATTGATTTTGATGCATATAATAAAGGAGGTAACTTTATTACTTTCTTCTTAACCCCAGCTACAGTAATACTAGCAGTTCCATTGTATAAACAGTTTGAACTTTTGAAAAAAAATTTATTTCCTATTTTAATAGGTGTATTTGTAGGATGTTTAACATCTATATCAAGTATAATATTTTTAAGCAAATGTTTAAATGTAAATACCAAAATAGGTTTATCTCTAATTCCAAAATCAATAACTACCCCTATAGGTATCGAAATATCAAACCAAATAGGAGGTATACCCTCAATAACTATAGTTTGCATAATTATAACAGGTGTCGCAGGAGCTGTTTTAGGTCCTTCATTATGTAAATTTTTCAAAATAAAAGACAAGGTTGCCATAGGTGTTTCAATAGGAACCTCATCACACGCCCTTGGAACTACAAAAGCTATGGAGCTTGGAGAGACGGAAGGAGCTATGAGTAGCCTTTCTATAGGAATTGCAGGTATTATAACTGTATTATTAGCTCCTATACTGATAAAATTTATAGGTTAA
- a CDS encoding staygreen family protein, with translation MSNFDKSKLHVTFMDGVNKVSPIIPRKYTLTHSDETGELFLDIGKDYNYKAITSFRDEVLGKWINFNNMYYLQLYAYISGGEFDFKRSAIRYNIFQKELPLALTAIINGDKTFYKAHPYLYNSPIFIKFNSIYPAFNKVEYFGRVKDYFI, from the coding sequence GTGTCTAATTTTGATAAATCCAAATTGCATGTCACCTTTATGGATGGCGTTAATAAAGTAAGTCCTATAATACCAAGAAAATATACGCTTACCCATTCTGATGAAACAGGTGAGCTTTTCTTAGACATAGGAAAAGATTATAACTACAAGGCTATTACATCTTTTAGAGATGAAGTTTTAGGCAAGTGGATAAATTTTAACAATATGTATTATCTACAGTTGTATGCTTATATAAGTGGTGGTGAGTTTGACTTTAAAAGATCTGCAATACGATATAATATATTTCAAAAAGAACTTCCTTTAGCTCTTACGGCTATAATCAACGGAGATAAAACTTTTTATAAAGCTCATCCCTATTTATATAACTCACCTATATTTATAAAATTCAATTCTATATACCCTGCTTTTAATAAAGTAGAATACTTTGGAAGAGTCAAAGATTATTTTATTTAA